In Xiphias gladius isolate SHS-SW01 ecotype Sanya breed wild chromosome 6, ASM1685928v1, whole genome shotgun sequence, a single genomic region encodes these proteins:
- the tnfaip8l1 gene encoding tumor necrosis factor alpha-induced protein 8-like protein 1 → MDSFSTKSLALQAQKKLMSKMATKSVANLFIDDTSSEVLDELYRVTKEYTRNRKESQKIIKNLIKMVVKLGVLYRNNQFSNEELILVENFRKKVHTLAMTAVSFHQIEFTFDRRVMSAILNECRELLHQAIKRHLTAKSHSRVNHVFNHFADCDFLAALYGPLEVYRSHLQRICNGVNKMLDDGNL, encoded by the exons ATGGACTCCTTCAGCACCAAGAGCTTAGCACTGCAGGCGCAGAAGAAGTTGATGAGCAAGATGGCCACCAAGAGTGTGGCCAACCTCTTCATCGATGACACAAGCAGCGAAGTGCTGGATGAGCTGTACCGCGTCACCAAGGAGTACACCCGCAACCGAAAAGAGTCCCAGAAGATCATCAAGAACTTGATCAAGATGGTGGTGAAGCTGGGAGTGCTCTATAGAAACAACCAGTTCAGCAACGAGGAGCTGATCCTGGTGGAGAACTTCAG GAAGAAAGTCCACACTCTGGCCATGACGGCGGTCAGTTTCCACCAGATCGAGTTCACCTTTGACCGACGCGTCATGAGCGCCATTTTGAATGAGTGTCGTGAGCTGCTGCACCAGGCCATCAAACGCCACCTGACAGCCAAGAGCCACTCTAGAGTCAACCACGTCTTCAATCATTTCGCCGACTGTGACTTCCTGGCCGCTCTCTACGGGCCCTTGGAGGTTTATCGCTCCCACCTGCAAAGGATCTGTAACGGTGTCAACAAGATGCTCGATGACGGGAACCTCTGA